One window of Mus musculus strain 129S1/SvImJ chromosome 16 genomic scaffold, GRCm38.p6 alternate locus group 129S1/SvImJ 129S1/SVIMJ_MMCHR16_CTG2 genomic DNA carries:
- the Cldn5 gene encoding claudin-5 — MGSAALEILGLVLCLVGWVGLILACGLPMWQVTAFLDHNIVTAQTTWKGLWMSCVVQSTGHMQCKVYESVLALSAEVQAARALTVGAVLLALVALFVTLTGAQCTTCVAPGPVKARVALTGGALYAVCGLLALVPLCWFANIVVREFYDPTVPVSQKYELGAALYIGWAASALLMCGGGLVCCGAWVCTGRPEFSFPVKYSAPRRPTANGDYDKKNYV, encoded by the coding sequence ATGGGGTCTGCAGCGTTGGAAATTCTGGGTCTGGTGCTGTGTCTGGTAGGATGGGTGGGCTTGATCCTGGCGTGTGGGCTGCCCATGTGGCAGGTGACTGCCTTCCTGGACCACAACATCGTGACGGCGCAGACGACTTGGAAGGGGCTGTGGATGTCGTGCGTGGTGCAGAGTACCGGGCACATGCAGTGCAAGGTGTATGAATCTGTGCTGGCGCTGAGTGCGGAGGTGCAGGCAGCTCGGGCACTCACCGTGGGCGCTGTGCTGCTGGCGCTGGTGGCACTCTTTGTTACCTTGACCGGCGCTCAGTGCACCACCTGCGTGGCCCCGGGCCCAGTTAAGGCACGGGTAGCACTCACGGGAGGAGCGCTTTACGCGGTGTGCGGGCTGCTGGCACTCGTGCCGCTCTGCTGGTTCGCCAACATCGTTGTCCGCGAGTTCTATGATCCGACGGTGCCGGTGTCACAGAAGTACGAGCTGGGCGCGGCGCTGTACATCGGCTGGGCGGCCTCCGCACTGCTCATGTGCGGTGGCGGCCTCGTGTGTTGCGGCGCCTGGGTCTGCACCGGGCGCCCTGAGTTCAGCTTCCCGGTCAAGTACTCTGCGCCGCGGCGGCCCACGGCCAATGGCGATTACGACAAGAAGAACTATGTCTAA